A window of Solanum stenotomum isolate F172 chromosome 3, ASM1918654v1, whole genome shotgun sequence contains these coding sequences:
- the LOC125858784 gene encoding agamous-like MADS-box protein AGL92 — protein MSNTEHESDRELSDDSNTKNSLYKKIANLSKKAQELSILCDIPLGLIIFCPGEVILWPTETQVKERFEKYLSFPEFLRMPNLVTHESNLDKMMKAQEENITKMEQNNKEKKTELLFNEVVEGKSFYELDVEELKGLINLVALKKTKVDERKKQLHEQDEPIKGDNNIGEKKDEHLKN, from the coding sequence ATGTCTAATACGGAGCATGAGAGCGATAGGGAATTAAGTGATGATagtaatacaaaaaattccctttataaaaaaatagcAAATTTGTCTAAGAAAGCACAAGAATTGTCAATTTTGTGTGATATACCACTTGggctaattattttttgtccgGGAGAAGTTATTTTATGGCCAACTGAAACTCAAGTTAAGGAAAGATTTGAGAAGTATTTAAGTTTTCCTGAGTTCCTAAGGATGCCTAATCTAGTTACACATGAATCCAATCTTGACAAAATGATGAAGGCCCAAGAAGAAAACATTACAAAAATGGAACAAAATAATAAGGAGAAAAAAACAGAGTTATTGTTTAATGAAGTTGTTGAGGGAAAGAGCTTTTATGAACTCGATGTTGAAGAACTTAAAGGTCTGATAAATCTAGTTGCTCTTAAAAAGACTAAAGTTGACGAGCGAAAGAAACAACTACATGAACAAGATGAGCCAATAAAAGGTGACAACAATATTGGAGAGAAGAAGGATGAGcatctcaaaaattaa